A region of Veillonellaceae bacterium DNA encodes the following proteins:
- a CDS encoding formate/nitrite transporter family protein translates to MTILKEDFDKEYEKSKTKVTVEEYEKLSSKLLFEIIRHDGEKELERHSGPLFFSALAAGIMVSFSFYFRAVLAMYAGTAPYADAISGIGYTTGFLIVILGRLQLFTEHTITAVIPLWEHPSWYRLMRILRLWAIVLGSNMVGTFIAALFMTSPYFAGNEISTSLGIVAGHVMHFSAGENIFRGIPAGMLIAAIVWMLPMSRGFSFFTILTFTYFIAIGGFAHVVVGSGEAAYAVLTGASSVSDYFFRFLIPTGLGNIIGGTGIFTLLVSAQVKFGHE, encoded by the coding sequence ATGACGATACTCAAAGAAGATTTTGATAAAGAATACGAGAAATCGAAGACCAAAGTCACCGTCGAAGAATACGAAAAGCTGTCGTCCAAGCTGCTTTTCGAGATCATCCGCCACGATGGGGAGAAGGAACTCGAGCGCCATTCCGGGCCGCTCTTCTTCTCCGCGCTGGCAGCCGGAATCATGGTCTCCTTCTCCTTTTACTTCCGCGCTGTCCTTGCCATGTATGCAGGAACTGCGCCCTATGCGGATGCCATCAGCGGCATCGGCTACACGACAGGCTTCCTCATTGTAATCCTGGGCCGCCTGCAGCTCTTTACCGAGCACACGATCACGGCTGTCATCCCGCTCTGGGAGCATCCGTCCTGGTACAGGCTCATGCGGATCCTGCGCCTCTGGGCGATCGTCCTCGGATCGAACATGGTCGGCACCTTCATTGCTGCGCTCTTCATGACCTCGCCATACTTTGCAGGAAATGAAATATCGACATCGCTTGGTATCGTGGCCGGCCACGTCATGCACTTCTCGGCAGGGGAGAACATCTTCCGCGGCATACCTGCCGGCATGCTCATCGCGGCGATCGTCTGGATGCTGCCGATGTCCAGAGGATTTTCCTTCTTCACTATACTGACCTTTACCTACTTCATCGCCATCGGGGGATTCGCGCATGTCGTCGTCGGGTCAGGGGAGGCAGCCTATGCCGTCCTGACAGGCGCTTCTTCCGTTTCAGACTACTTCTTCCGTTTCCTCATACCGACAGGACTTGGAAACATCATAGGCGGTACAGGCATATTTACACTCCTTGTCTCTGCGCAGGTCAAATTCGGACATGAATAA
- a CDS encoding sodium ion-translocating decarboxylase subunit beta, which yields MDMGQLLAALLTELLHQTDLLGLTLGNLIMITAGCVLLYLGIVKKYEPFLLVGIGFSCIVVNAGGSSLTDPGGLFYFAYQGVEQLILPPLIFLGVGAMTDFGPMIANPSLVILGAAAHLGIFVALIGANCLGFNLGEAASIGIIGGADGPMAIYTTMKLAPHLLPQISVAAYSYMALMPLIQPPIMKLLTNSDERKIIMKQPRYVSRLEKIAFPIVIGVIVNIFLPPVAPLITMLMLGNLLRECLVVTKLAETASNTLLNIVTMVLTVAIGSTMAAGTFLTYKTVLIIFLGLVAFAFGTASGVVCAKIMCKLSHGKINPLIGSAGIASVPIAARVSHLVGQRESRSVFLLMHAMGPNLAGVFGTAISGGIMLALLGG from the coding sequence ATGGATATGGGTCAGCTTTTAGCAGCTCTCCTCACAGAACTTCTTCATCAGACAGACCTCCTGGGCCTGACTCTTGGAAATCTCATTATGATTACCGCAGGATGCGTCCTGCTTTACCTGGGTATTGTAAAGAAGTACGAACCATTCCTTCTGGTCGGCATCGGCTTCTCCTGTATCGTCGTCAACGCTGGCGGTTCTTCCCTGACTGATCCTGGTGGCCTTTTCTATTTTGCGTATCAGGGCGTAGAACAGCTGATTCTTCCTCCGCTCATTTTCCTGGGCGTAGGTGCAATGACTGACTTTGGTCCTATGATTGCAAACCCGAGCCTTGTTATTCTTGGCGCAGCTGCCCACCTCGGCATCTTCGTTGCCCTGATCGGCGCTAACTGCCTCGGCTTCAACCTTGGCGAAGCTGCTTCCATCGGCATCATCGGTGGCGCAGACGGCCCGATGGCTATCTACACCACCATGAAACTGGCTCCACATCTTCTTCCGCAGATTTCCGTTGCAGCATACTCCTACATGGCACTGATGCCTCTCATCCAGCCGCCAATCATGAAGCTGCTCACCAACTCTGACGAAAGAAAGATCATTATGAAACAGCCGCGTTATGTATCCCGTCTTGAAAAGATTGCATTCCCGATCGTTATCGGCGTCATCGTTAACATTTTCCTGCCGCCAGTTGCTCCGCTGATCACCATGCTCATGCTCGGCAACCTGCTTCGTGAATGCCTCGTTGTTACAAAACTGGCTGAAACAGCATCCAACACACTCCTCAACATCGTAACTATGGTTCTGACCGTTGCAATCGGTTCCACGATGGCAGCAGGAACCTTCCTGACCTACAAGACAGTCCTCATCATTTTCCTCGGTCTCGTTGCATTTGCATTCGGCACAGCATCCGGCGTAGTTTGCGCTAAGATCATGTGCAAACTCTCCCACGGCAAGATCAACCCGCTCATCGGTTCCGCAGGCATCGCTTCCGTTCCGATCGCAGCTCGTGTATCCCACCTCGTTGGCCAGAGAGAATCCAGAAGCGTATTCCTTCTGATGCACGCTATGGGCCCGAACCTGGCAGGCGTATTTGGTACAGCTATTTCCGGCGGTATCATGCTCGCACTCCTCGGAGGCTGA
- a CDS encoding LysR substrate-binding domain-containing protein, translating to MSLFAASMIIPAFLTRFRQEHPDIRFEILQQHNKPGQTNQTHVDLSLSSSINPIENDHSVTLLKEDIMLAMPDTDPHAKRPSVNLDEFEKAGFISLEAGASLRTITDFYCRMAGFVPHVVLESDSPTTVREFIRAGLGVSFAPRITWHGVGGDHVALVPIASPNCQRYISLSWKKGEKLSPPAELLKNYIKENFSDFAREYAGLPPKR from the coding sequence ATCTCGCTTTTTGCCGCTTCCATGATCATCCCGGCCTTCCTCACCCGTTTCCGTCAGGAACATCCGGATATCCGCTTCGAAATCCTGCAGCAGCATAACAAGCCGGGCCAGACGAATCAGACGCACGTCGACCTCTCTCTTTCTTCTTCGATCAATCCGATCGAGAATGACCATTCCGTCACGCTCCTGAAGGAAGATATTATGCTGGCTATGCCTGATACCGATCCGCATGCCAAGAGACCATCCGTCAATCTGGACGAATTCGAAAAGGCAGGCTTCATCTCTTTGGAAGCAGGCGCAAGCCTTCGTACGATCACGGACTTCTACTGCCGTATGGCAGGCTTCGTCCCCCATGTCGTCCTTGAAAGCGACAGCCCGACGACAGTCCGCGAATTCATCCGCGCAGGCCTCGGCGTTTCCTTCGCTCCGAGAATCACCTGGCACGGCGTAGGCGGCGACCATGTAGCACTCGTCCCGATTGCTTCCCCGAACTGCCAGAGATATATTTCCCTCTCCTGGAAGAAGGGCGAAAAACTCTCTCCGCCAGCTGAACTGCTGAAGAATTACATCAAGGAAAACTTCTCTGACTTCGCCAGAGAATACGCAGGCCTTCCGCCGAAAAGATAA
- a CDS encoding LysR family transcriptional regulator: MKLTLLALSYFQKTAELQHLTKAAEALHISQPSLSHTIKVLETELGVPLFSRSGRNIVLTRYGEILLRHTNRIMQELNGAQKELADTKEA, from the coding sequence ATGAAATTAACACTCCTCGCTCTGAGCTATTTCCAGAAAACCGCTGAGCTGCAGCACCTGACGAAAGCTGCAGAGGCGCTTCATATTTCACAGCCGTCCCTCTCCCACACGATCAAAGTGCTCGAGACCGAGCTGGGCGTGCCGCTTTTCTCCAGAAGTGGGCGCAATATCGTCCTCACGCGTTATGGTGAAATCCTTCTCCGCCACACGAACCGCATCATGCAGGAACTGAATGGCGCACAGAAGGAACTGGCCGATACGAAGGAAGCATAG
- the fsa gene encoding fructose-6-phosphate aldolase: MEFFIDTADVEAIRKANDMGFISGVTTNPSLIAKEGKDFHAVIKEIASIVDGPISAEVLADDAEGMIAEGQVLAGLDPHVVVKVPMTPEGMKAVKGLKKLGIRTNVTLVFSANQALLAARAGASFVSPFVGRIDDIGWDGVELIQTISEIFEIHDIDTKIIAASIRKPQHISQCALAGADIATVPFQVLMDAMKHPLTDNGIARFKADWAAANMK; this comes from the coding sequence ATGGAATTTTTTATTGATACCGCTGATGTCGAAGCCATTCGCAAAGCCAATGACATGGGATTCATTTCCGGCGTAACGACGAACCCGTCCCTGATCGCCAAGGAAGGAAAGGACTTCCATGCAGTCATTAAGGAAATCGCCTCCATCGTGGACGGCCCTATTTCCGCTGAAGTGCTCGCTGATGACGCAGAAGGAATGATCGCAGAAGGTCAGGTCCTCGCAGGCCTTGATCCGCATGTAGTTGTCAAAGTACCGATGACCCCGGAAGGCATGAAAGCCGTCAAAGGTCTGAAGAAGCTTGGCATCCGTACAAACGTCACCCTCGTCTTCTCCGCTAACCAGGCACTGCTTGCAGCACGCGCAGGCGCATCCTTCGTCAGCCCGTTCGTAGGCCGCATCGACGACATCGGCTGGGACGGTGTGGAACTCATTCAGACCATCTCTGAAATCTTCGAAATCCACGACATCGATACAAAGATCATTGCTGCTTCCATCAGAAAGCCGCAGCACATCTCCCAGTGCGCACTCGCAGGTGCTGACATTGCTACCGTTCCGTTCCAGGTACTCATGGATGCCATGAAACACCCGCTGACAGACAACGGCATTGCACGCTTCAAAGCTGACTGGGCTGCTGCCAACATGAAATAA
- a CDS encoding gamma-glutamyltransferase family protein: MNINFNLGQRYRYPSRRSVVFGNRGMVATASQLAAGAGMDMLKAGGNAVDAAIATAICLTVVEPVSNGIGSDAFAIIWMKDHLYGLNSSGFAPGAISADIVRGMGHTEMPIRGWLPVTVPGAPAAWRELSRRFGRLPFRKLFEPAIGYARYGYAVSPFVAHEWEQERKALSVYAEDPAFSGWFDTFLNAGRAPRPGEIVRLKDHADTLEEIAESETAALYAGRIADIIDAFARETGGYLRKEDLSAWNPEWVDPVSINYRGYDVWELPPNGHGIVPLMALNILKGYDFTERDTVETLHRQFEAMKLAYADGKKYITEPSCMTRTVEELLSDRYAEERRSLIGETALEPEAGDPRCGGTVYLSTADGEGNMVSYIQSNYNYFGSGIVIPGTGIALQDRGANFSLDENHDNCLAPRKRTYHTIIPGFLTKEGRAVGPFGVMGGFMQPQGHLQVITNTLDFRMNPQEALDCPRWQWVGGKSFQVERGFDPYLIEQLRKRGHDIIIKDDLQGFGRGEMIWRNEEGVLMGATEPRADGTVAAW; encoded by the coding sequence ATGAATATAAACTTTAATCTCGGGCAGCGCTACCGCTATCCGTCCAGAAGAAGCGTCGTCTTCGGAAACCGCGGCATGGTCGCTACGGCATCCCAGCTCGCGGCCGGCGCAGGCATGGACATGCTGAAAGCCGGCGGCAATGCCGTCGACGCAGCGATTGCGACAGCCATCTGCCTTACCGTCGTAGAACCGGTTTCCAATGGCATCGGAAGTGATGCTTTTGCCATCATCTGGATGAAGGATCATCTCTATGGATTAAACAGCAGCGGCTTTGCTCCTGGCGCCATCAGTGCCGATATCGTAAGAGGCATGGGACACACGGAAATGCCGATCCGCGGCTGGCTTCCCGTCACCGTGCCGGGCGCGCCTGCCGCATGGAGAGAACTCTCCCGCCGATTCGGGCGTCTTCCTTTCAGGAAACTCTTCGAACCGGCTATTGGTTACGCCAGGTACGGCTATGCCGTTTCACCTTTTGTTGCCCACGAATGGGAACAGGAGAGGAAGGCACTTTCCGTCTATGCAGAAGATCCTGCCTTTTCAGGCTGGTTCGATACCTTCCTGAATGCAGGAAGAGCGCCGCGCCCGGGTGAAATCGTCCGCCTGAAGGACCATGCCGATACACTGGAAGAAATCGCAGAATCCGAGACAGCCGCCCTCTATGCAGGACGCATTGCTGACATCATCGATGCCTTTGCAAGGGAGACCGGCGGGTACCTCAGGAAAGAAGACCTCTCCGCATGGAATCCTGAATGGGTCGATCCCGTCAGCATCAATTACAGAGGCTATGACGTATGGGAGCTTCCGCCGAACGGCCACGGCATCGTGCCGCTGATGGCGCTCAATATCCTGAAAGGATACGATTTCACGGAAAGAGACACCGTAGAGACACTGCACCGCCAGTTCGAAGCCATGAAGCTTGCCTATGCGGACGGCAAGAAATACATCACCGAGCCATCCTGCATGACAAGGACGGTGGAAGAACTCCTCTCTGACCGCTATGCCGAGGAGAGAAGATCCCTCATCGGAGAAACGGCACTGGAACCCGAAGCCGGCGATCCCAGATGCGGAGGCACCGTTTACCTTTCCACGGCAGACGGCGAAGGAAATATGGTTTCCTATATCCAGAGCAACTACAATTACTTTGGAAGCGGCATCGTCATCCCGGGGACCGGCATTGCCCTCCAGGACAGAGGCGCCAACTTCAGCCTGGATGAAAACCATGACAATTGCCTCGCACCGAGGAAACGCACCTACCATACGATCATCCCCGGCTTCCTCACGAAAGAGGGAAGAGCCGTCGGACCCTTTGGCGTCATGGGAGGCTTCATGCAGCCGCAGGGCCATCTGCAAGTCATCACAAATACCCTCGACTTCAGAATGAACCCGCAGGAAGCCCTCGACTGCCCGCGCTGGCAGTGGGTCGGCGGGAAATCATTCCAGGTCGAAAGAGGTTTTGATCCATACCTCATAGAACAGCTCCGGAAACGCGGTCACGATATCATCATCAAAGATGACCTGCAGGGCTTCGGACGCGGAGAAATGATCTGGAGAAATGAAGAAGGCGTCCTTATGGGCGCTACAGAACCAAGAGCCGACGGCACCGTCGCTGCCTGGTAA
- a CDS encoding uroporphyrinogen decarboxylase — protein sequence MKKKKILKPMTKKERIEAAILGEHVDRIPYSLWSHLPGIDLDPVANAEHTYDFYKTYDVDILKTMNNGMYSVEDFGVKVDYSDIEKGGVAKIVDTPVKTPEDWEKVTSVSVNEGALAREQKYLRLLLDKTQGEVPVVFTIFSPLTTASKVCPDMMKHIQEGHGERVKKALTAITETTCALVQRVIEMGADGIFFATQLSSYAKTEESFYKEYGMPYDLAVLSASSGWCNVLHAHGPDIMFPLLRKYPVQIFNWHAWESLPEIGEAALLTGKCLMAGLERMDITEGHKNEIERQIYETLRQTGGRRIIVSPGCVIRYPLDREMLSFVRKAKEEIEEKMFPKPKMK from the coding sequence ATGAAAAAGAAGAAAATCCTGAAACCCATGACGAAGAAAGAACGCATCGAAGCCGCCATCCTTGGTGAACATGTCGACCGCATTCCTTACTCCCTCTGGTCGCACCTGCCCGGCATCGATCTCGATCCCGTGGCCAATGCAGAACATACCTATGATTTCTACAAGACCTACGACGTGGACATCCTGAAAACCATGAACAACGGCATGTACAGCGTCGAAGACTTCGGCGTCAAAGTCGACTACTCCGACATAGAAAAAGGCGGCGTAGCCAAGATCGTCGACACGCCCGTCAAGACTCCCGAAGACTGGGAAAAAGTCACATCCGTCTCCGTCAACGAGGGCGCCCTGGCCCGCGAGCAGAAATACCTGCGCCTCCTCCTTGATAAGACACAGGGAGAAGTCCCCGTCGTATTCACCATCTTCAGCCCGCTCACCACAGCATCCAAGGTCTGCCCGGACATGATGAAGCACATTCAGGAAGGCCACGGAGAACGCGTAAAAAAGGCCCTCACAGCCATTACCGAGACGACATGCGCACTTGTTCAGCGCGTCATCGAAATGGGCGCTGACGGCATCTTTTTCGCCACACAGCTCTCTTCCTATGCCAAGACAGAGGAGTCCTTCTACAAAGAATACGGCATGCCTTATGACCTTGCCGTCCTCTCCGCCTCCTCCGGCTGGTGCAACGTCCTCCACGCCCACGGCCCGGACATCATGTTCCCGCTCTTAAGGAAATACCCCGTCCAGATCTTCAACTGGCACGCATGGGAATCCCTCCCGGAAATCGGAGAAGCAGCCCTCCTGACAGGCAAATGCCTCATGGCAGGCCTCGAACGCATGGACATCACAGAAGGCCATAAGAACGAAATAGAAAGACAGATCTACGAAACCCTTCGCCAGACAGGAGGAAGAAGAATCATCGTATCTCCGGGCTGCGTCATCCGCTACCCACTGGACCGTGAAATGCTCTCCTTCGTCAGAAAAGCAAAAGAAGAAATAGAAGAGAAAATGTTCCCGAAACCCAAGATGAAATAA
- the potE gene encoding putrescine-ornithine antiporter, producing the protein MSKSKKMGVVQLTTVTAINMMGSGIILLPATLAEIGTVSIFAWILASIGATILAYAFSKCGMYTKKVGGMGGYAEYRFGRAGNFLSNFCYTISLIIANVAIASGVVSYGSYVFGFNLDPVEVCLATIGVLLAAATISLVGPKNFGKFSTLGVMCVVTPVIGLLFAGAFFFSPDVYVQAWNPGDLPFYETMKQSIAVILWAFLGLETACANSDTVENPEKDVPIAVLAGTLLAGACYTTSTAIIGGLVPYTELMNANAPFGLAYATMFGPTAGYIVSCMLVCSCFVSLTAWQFTVSEVAREASSIGLFPKFLSTVNRFRSPYAAIGTLVAIQIVMTLSTMSPTLLKQFNVLINLAVMINLIPYLLAMAAVADLQKVEKIPHDKAKLANMAAIVGGIYSVYAVYGCGWSVIMEGAFVTAMGLLIYFIVSPKLRYSAPRMETYPPIKK; encoded by the coding sequence TTGTCTAAGAGCAAAAAAATGGGAGTCGTCCAGTTAACGACAGTCACTGCCATCAACATGATGGGTTCCGGTATTATTCTTCTTCCAGCTACGCTGGCTGAAATCGGGACGGTCTCTATTTTCGCATGGATTCTTGCCTCCATCGGTGCAACTATTCTCGCTTACGCTTTCTCTAAGTGCGGGATGTACACGAAAAAGGTAGGAGGCATGGGCGGTTATGCAGAATACCGCTTCGGGAGAGCCGGCAATTTTCTCTCCAACTTCTGCTACACGATTTCTCTGATCATCGCCAACGTTGCTATCGCAAGCGGCGTTGTCAGCTACGGTTCTTATGTTTTCGGTTTCAACCTTGATCCGGTTGAAGTCTGCCTGGCTACGATCGGCGTCCTTCTGGCCGCTGCTACGATCAGCCTCGTAGGACCTAAGAATTTCGGCAAGTTCTCCACTCTGGGCGTTATGTGCGTCGTAACCCCGGTCATCGGCCTGCTTTTCGCCGGTGCATTCTTCTTCAGCCCTGACGTCTATGTACAGGCTTGGAACCCGGGAGATCTTCCTTTCTACGAAACAATGAAGCAATCCATCGCAGTTATCCTCTGGGCTTTCCTTGGTCTTGAAACTGCATGCGCTAACTCCGACACTGTTGAAAATCCGGAAAAGGATGTTCCGATCGCTGTTCTCGCAGGCACACTGCTCGCAGGCGCTTGCTACACCACTTCCACCGCTATCATCGGCGGCCTCGTTCCTTACACTGAACTGATGAATGCCAATGCTCCTTTCGGCCTTGCATACGCTACCATGTTCGGACCAACCGCAGGCTACATTGTTTCCTGCATGCTCGTCTGCTCCTGCTTCGTATCCCTGACCGCTTGGCAGTTCACCGTTTCTGAAGTAGCTAGAGAAGCATCCTCCATCGGACTCTTCCCGAAGTTCCTTTCCACTGTAAACCGTTTCCGTTCTCCATATGCAGCTATCGGTACTCTGGTAGCTATCCAGATTGTCATGACTCTCTCCACCATGAGCCCGACCCTGCTTAAGCAGTTCAACGTACTCATCAACCTGGCCGTCATGATCAACCTGATTCCTTACCTCCTGGCTATGGCAGCTGTCGCCGATCTCCAGAAGGTAGAAAAGATTCCGCATGACAAAGCAAAACTTGCCAACATGGCAGCTATCGTAGGCGGCATCTACAGTGTATACGCAGTATACGGCTGCGGCTGGTCTGTCATCATGGAAGGCGCTTTCGTAACAGCTATGGGTCTCCTGATTTACTTCATCGTTTCCCCAAAGCTCCGCTACAGCGCTCCGCGTATGGAAACCTATCCGCCAATCAAGAAATAA
- the greA gene encoding transcription elongation factor GreA, with amino-acid sequence MAEMQKTLITKEGLEKMQKELEDLRTTKRAEVAQRLKEAIAMGDLSENSEYDEAKNAQAFLEGRIVQLEQQIRTAQIIVKGKKNRIDVGSTVTIEDMEEHVKETVTIVGSAESNPFEGRISNESPVGCALVGAKAGDIVEADAPNSVIKYKVISIDD; translated from the coding sequence ATGGCAGAAATGCAGAAGACCCTGATTACCAAAGAAGGCCTTGAAAAGATGCAGAAGGAGCTGGAAGACCTTCGCACCACGAAACGTGCGGAAGTAGCCCAGCGTTTGAAGGAAGCCATTGCAATGGGCGACCTTTCGGAAAACTCCGAATATGATGAAGCAAAGAATGCCCAGGCATTCCTGGAAGGCCGTATCGTTCAGTTGGAACAGCAGATCCGTACCGCTCAGATCATCGTCAAAGGCAAGAAGAACCGCATTGACGTTGGTTCTACCGTTACCATCGAAGATATGGAAGAACACGTAAAAGAAACCGTTACCATCGTCGGCAGCGCTGAATCCAACCCATTCGAAGGCCGCATTTCCAATGAATCCCCGGTAGGCTGTGCCCTCGTAGGCGCTAAAGCCGGAGACATCGTTGAAGCAGACGCTCCGAACAGCGTAATCAAGTACAAAGTCATCAGCATCGACGACTAA
- the lysS gene encoding lysine--tRNA ligase: MAENNQNKNVQTSGPKLNDQMIIRREKLDKIRALGVEPYGEKFEWDHHAADIRANAEELEKNETTVRIAGRIMIRRGAGKAAFAVLRDQTGDIQLYFRKDVLSEKEWDLWKLVDMGDILGIEGVVFTTHTGELTVRVHHFTMLSKSLRPLPEKWHGLTDKEQRYRQRYLDLMVNPEVRTTFVKRAAMMAAIRKWYTDHGFLEVETPVLQPLYGGANAKPFTTHFNALDMTMYLRIAPELYLKRLLVGGYERIFEITRNFRNEGMDTRHNPEFTAIETYQAYGDIEDVIKQTEEIVEACALASYGTTKFTYEGTEIDVKGPWPRLTMAGAVKKYTGEDFDACETIEDARKIADKLHVEYGEFDGFGKILSACFDEYVEAKLIQPVHITEHPIEVSPLSKLDPKDPRYTIRFESYIYGRELANGFSELNDPIDQRKRFEMQVEERAHGDDEAHPIDEDFLTALEYGMPPTGGLGIGLDRLFMLMTDSSSIRDIILFPAMKPETAQEKANAKAAEEAAMAESGNDGFFKPNSEIDFSKVKVEPLFTDYVDFDTFSKSDFRAVKVKSCEAVKKSKKLLKFVLDDGTGTDRIILSGIHAFYEPEELVGKTLIAIVNLPPRSMMGIDSCGMLLSAIHEEEGEEKLHLLMVDNHIPAGAKLY, from the coding sequence ATGGCAGAGAATAATCAGAACAAGAACGTACAGACCAGCGGCCCGAAGCTGAATGACCAGATGATCATTCGCCGTGAGAAGCTGGACAAGATTCGTGCTCTTGGCGTTGAACCATACGGTGAAAAGTTTGAATGGGACCACCATGCAGCTGATATCCGTGCAAACGCAGAAGAACTTGAAAAGAATGAAACCACGGTCCGCATCGCCGGCCGCATCATGATCCGCCGCGGCGCAGGCAAGGCAGCATTCGCAGTCCTCCGCGACCAGACAGGCGACATCCAGTTATACTTCAGAAAAGACGTCCTCTCCGAAAAGGAATGGGACCTCTGGAAACTCGTCGACATGGGCGATATCCTTGGCATCGAAGGCGTCGTATTCACCACACATACCGGTGAACTCACCGTCCGTGTACACCACTTCACCATGCTGTCCAAATCCCTCCGTCCGCTGCCGGAAAAATGGCACGGCCTGACCGACAAGGAACAGCGTTATCGCCAGAGATACCTCGACCTCATGGTCAATCCTGAAGTCCGCACCACATTCGTCAAGAGAGCAGCCATGATGGCAGCTATCCGCAAATGGTACACCGACCACGGATTCCTCGAAGTCGAAACCCCGGTTCTCCAGCCACTCTATGGCGGCGCAAACGCAAAGCCATTCACCACCCATTTCAATGCACTCGACATGACCATGTACCTGCGCATTGCACCGGAACTCTACCTGAAGAGACTCCTCGTGGGCGGCTATGAAAGAATTTTCGAAATCACCAGAAACTTCAGAAACGAAGGCATGGATACCCGTCACAACCCGGAATTCACTGCCATCGAAACATACCAGGCATACGGCGACATCGAAGACGTCATTAAACAGACGGAAGAAATCGTCGAAGCCTGCGCACTCGCATCCTACGGCACAACCAAATTCACCTATGAAGGCACCGAAATCGACGTCAAAGGCCCGTGGCCAAGACTCACCATGGCTGGCGCTGTCAAGAAATACACAGGTGAAGACTTCGATGCATGCGAAACCATCGAAGACGCTCGCAAGATCGCTGACAAACTCCATGTAGAATACGGCGAATTCGACGGATTCGGCAAGATCCTCTCCGCTTGCTTCGACGAATACGTAGAAGCAAAGCTGATCCAGCCAGTTCACATCACTGAACACCCGATCGAAGTATCCCCGCTTTCCAAACTCGATCCGAAAGATCCGAGATACACCATCCGCTTCGAATCCTACATCTACGGACGTGAACTCGCAAACGGCTTCTCCGAATTAAACGATCCGATCGATCAGAGAAAACGTTTCGAAATGCAGGTAGAAGAAAGAGCACACGGCGACGACGAAGCTCATCCGATCGATGAAGACTTCCTTACCGCTCTCGAATACGGCATGCCTCCTACAGGCGGCCTCGGCATCGGCCTTGATCGTCTCTTTATGCTCATGACCGACTCCTCCAGCATCCGCGACATCATCCTCTTCCCGGCAATGAAACCGGAAACCGCACAGGAAAAAGCAAATGCGAAAGCTGCTGAAGAAGCTGCCATGGCAGAAAGTGGCAACGACGGATTCTTCAAGCCGAACAGCGAAATCGACTTCTCCAAAGTCAAAGTAGAACCACTCTTCACAGACTACGTAGACTTTGATACATTCAGCAAATCCGACTTCAGAGCAGTCAAAGTCAAGAGCTGCGAAGCCGTCAAGAAATCCAAGAAACTCCTGAAATTCGTCCTCGACGACGGCACAGGCACCGACCGCATCATCCTCTCCGGCATTCATGCATTCTATGAACCGGAAGAACTCGTAGGCAAGACCCTCATCGCGATCGTCAACCTGCCACCGAGATCCATGATGGGCATCGACTCCTGCGGCATGCTCCTCTCTGCTATCCATGAAGAAGAAGGCGAAGAAAAACTCCACCTCCTCATGGTCGACAACCACATCCCGGCAGGCGCAAAACTCTACTAA